The following are from one region of the Isoalcanivorax indicus genome:
- a CDS encoding NADH:flavin oxidoreductase/NADH oxidase family protein, with product MSEPVRPALDQPLTLPNGSVIPNRFAKSAMSEALGTHDRRPTRALARLYRTWAEGGTGLLITGNVMVDRQQIGEPGNVALEDDRDMALLREWAAAGKVRGNQHWMQLNHPGKQSPKMINPNTVSPSAIPFRAPLNRMFATPRALTDHEIRDIIARFARSAALAREAGFDGVQIHGAHGYLVSQFLSPHHNQRDDQWGGNAENRMRFVVEIYKAMRAATAPDFSIGIKLNSADFQRGGFTEEESLAVIETLADLGIDLVEISGGNYESPAMATGASVKQSTLEREAYFLTFAEKVRERVSTPLMVTGGFRSASGMQAALASGATDLVGLARPLAIEPDLPQRIFDGEDVVSQVRPIKVGIKAIDKMALMEVSWYARQLARMGQGKAPRQHDRGFLSLLEVLAVMTSRGVSTRLRA from the coding sequence ATGTCCGAACCTGTACGCCCCGCACTGGATCAACCCCTGACGTTACCCAACGGCAGTGTCATTCCCAACCGCTTTGCCAAATCCGCCATGAGCGAAGCCCTGGGCACCCACGACCGCCGTCCGACACGGGCTCTGGCCCGCCTGTACCGCACCTGGGCCGAGGGCGGCACCGGGCTGCTGATTACCGGCAACGTCATGGTGGACCGGCAGCAGATCGGCGAGCCCGGCAATGTGGCACTGGAAGACGATCGTGACATGGCGCTGCTGCGCGAATGGGCCGCTGCCGGCAAGGTGCGCGGCAATCAGCACTGGATGCAGCTGAATCATCCGGGCAAGCAGAGCCCGAAGATGATCAATCCGAATACGGTATCGCCCAGCGCCATTCCCTTCCGTGCGCCGCTGAACCGGATGTTCGCCACACCGCGCGCCCTGACCGACCACGAAATCCGCGACATCATCGCCCGCTTTGCACGCAGCGCCGCGCTGGCCCGTGAGGCTGGCTTTGATGGCGTGCAGATTCACGGCGCGCACGGCTATCTGGTCAGCCAGTTCCTGTCGCCGCATCACAACCAGCGCGACGATCAGTGGGGTGGCAACGCAGAGAATCGCATGCGGTTTGTGGTTGAAATCTACAAGGCCATGCGCGCCGCCACGGCGCCCGACTTCAGCATCGGCATCAAGCTCAACTCGGCGGATTTCCAGCGCGGCGGCTTTACCGAAGAAGAGTCCCTGGCCGTGATTGAAACCCTGGCCGATCTGGGCATCGACCTGGTGGAGATTTCCGGTGGCAACTACGAAAGCCCGGCCATGGCCACCGGCGCCAGTGTCAAACAGAGCACGCTGGAGCGCGAAGCCTACTTCCTCACCTTTGCGGAAAAAGTGCGCGAGCGCGTCAGCACGCCGCTGATGGTCACCGGCGGTTTCCGCAGTGCCTCGGGGATGCAGGCTGCCCTGGCCTCAGGCGCCACGGACCTTGTCGGTCTGGCCAGACCCCTGGCCATTGAACCCGATCTGCCGCAACGCATTTTCGATGGTGAAGACGTGGTCAGCCAGGTACGGCCAATCAAGGTGGGCATCAAGGCCATCGACAAAATGGCCCTGATGGAAGTCAGCTGGTATGCACGCCAACTGGCGCGCATGGGTCAGGGCAAGGCACCCCGGCAGCATGACAGGGGCTTTCTCTCGTTGCTGGAAGTGCTCGCGGTCATGACCAGCCGTGGTGTCAGTACACGCCTGCGCGCCTGA
- a CDS encoding PA2779 family protein, with protein MIRHMPGRRALHLGLIAALLASTSAFARAELDAGMLGTDTALAEARVADHRAQLLTALERDAMRDALVARGVNPEQAAERIERLSEQELALLSEQMDELPAGAGATTVLLVVIILLLILR; from the coding sequence ATGATCCGACACATGCCTGGCCGCCGCGCCTTGCACCTGGGCCTGATTGCCGCCCTGCTGGCCAGCACCTCGGCCTTCGCCCGCGCTGAACTGGACGCAGGCATGCTGGGCACCGATACCGCATTGGCGGAGGCACGCGTGGCGGATCACCGCGCCCAGCTGCTCACAGCACTGGAGCGGGACGCCATGCGCGATGCACTGGTCGCCCGTGGCGTGAACCCGGAGCAAGCGGCCGAGCGCATCGAGCGGCTGTCTGAGCAGGAACTTGCCCTGTTGTCCGAACAGATGGACGAGTTACCGGCAGGCGCCGGCGCCACCACCGTGCTGCTGGTGGTCATCATTCTGCTGCTGATACTGCGTTGA
- a CDS encoding TetR/AcrR family transcriptional regulator, translating into MAYRETARVRERKAAQRERLLAAAEQLVREGGFAGLTIQALAERAGVGVGTVYRYFRAKEVLAAEVFRLATEREVAAVRKALAGDAPVAVRLPRASRVFCLRALRAPRLAWALIAEPVDPAVDEARLIYRDTYSDVFAGLIDAGVVSGELPPQPARLVAAALVGAMAEALIGPLAADSGDHATIDAITDFCLRAVGATAADKTTWSRAPDGVA; encoded by the coding sequence ATGGCCTATCGAGAGACAGCCAGGGTCAGGGAGCGCAAGGCGGCGCAACGCGAGCGCCTGCTGGCCGCCGCAGAGCAACTGGTCCGCGAGGGCGGCTTTGCCGGTCTGACCATTCAGGCGCTGGCGGAGCGTGCCGGTGTGGGGGTGGGCACGGTGTACCGCTACTTTCGCGCCAAGGAGGTGCTGGCGGCGGAGGTCTTCCGTCTGGCCACCGAGCGGGAAGTGGCGGCGGTGCGCAAGGCGCTGGCCGGTGATGCCCCGGTGGCGGTGCGTCTGCCCCGTGCCAGCCGCGTCTTCTGCCTGCGGGCATTGCGGGCGCCGCGCCTTGCCTGGGCCTTGATTGCCGAGCCTGTGGACCCGGCGGTGGACGAAGCGCGGCTGATCTACCGTGACACCTACAGTGACGTTTTCGCCGGGCTGATTGATGCCGGGGTGGTGAGCGGCGAACTGCCTCCCCAGCCGGCCCGGCTGGTGGCGGCTGCCCTGGTGGGCGCCATGGCAGAAGCCCTGATCGGCCCGTTGGCCGCCGACAGCGGCGATCACGCCACCATCGATGCCATTACCGACTTCTGCCTGCGTGCCGTCGGCGCCACGGCAGCGGACAAGACAACCTGGTCCCGCGCCCCCGATGGTGTGGCCTGA
- a CDS encoding acyl-CoA dehydrogenase family protein: MNRPIDAINTGPLNAETLASTHEVFNQAPALEDYNAYETDTALREGVRRHGAAWAEPMLLAHGARTGSAEVIRWGFEANEFKPQFHPHDRQGYRVDEVRYHESYHKLMALGLEAGLHSRAWAEPKPGAHVARAAMGYLQAQAEAGHGCPLTMTFASVPSLRLTPSLAREWLPKVLANAYDPRNVPHTEKQALTIGMGMTEKQGGSDVRANTTRATPVGASGSGEAYELIGHKWFTSAPMCDAFLMLAQSAGGLSCFLVPRWRPDGSKNPIQVQRLKNKVGNVANASSEIEMRGALGWMVGEEGRGVPAIIEMVAMTRFDCMMGSSAGQRQAVAQAINHAAGRVAFGKTLIDQPLMRNVLADLQLEVEGSLAITLRMAEALDKSLADAGNEHEKLLLRLGLPAGKYWICKRTPFHAYEAMECLGGNGVTEDFIMARLYREAPINAIWEGSGNVQALDMLRALGKTPAVLEVWFAELARSAGADAVLDRAVANLKGEFSDLSNAEYRARHVVDQLALTLQASLLVQAGNTAVAEAFIASRLGEHGDRNYGTLPQGLDVDTIIARGRAR; the protein is encoded by the coding sequence ATGAACCGACCGATCGACGCCATCAATACCGGACCCCTCAATGCCGAGACGCTGGCCTCCACCCATGAGGTGTTCAATCAGGCCCCCGCACTGGAAGATTACAACGCCTACGAGACCGACACGGCGCTGCGCGAGGGCGTGCGGCGTCATGGTGCGGCCTGGGCCGAACCCATGCTGCTGGCCCATGGCGCGCGCACCGGCAGTGCCGAGGTGATTCGCTGGGGTTTCGAGGCCAATGAATTCAAACCGCAGTTCCACCCGCATGACCGTCAGGGCTACCGGGTGGACGAGGTGCGTTACCACGAGTCCTACCACAAGCTGATGGCGCTGGGGCTGGAAGCGGGCCTGCATTCCCGCGCCTGGGCCGAGCCGAAGCCCGGGGCCCATGTGGCGCGCGCAGCCATGGGCTACCTGCAGGCTCAGGCCGAAGCCGGTCATGGTTGCCCGCTGACCATGACCTTTGCGTCGGTGCCGTCGCTGCGCCTGACCCCGTCCCTTGCCAGGGAATGGCTGCCCAAGGTGCTGGCCAACGCCTATGACCCGCGCAATGTGCCACACACCGAAAAGCAGGCGCTGACCATCGGCATGGGCATGACCGAAAAACAGGGCGGTTCCGATGTACGCGCCAACACCACCCGCGCCACCCCGGTGGGTGCCAGCGGTTCTGGCGAAGCCTACGAACTGATCGGCCACAAGTGGTTTACCTCGGCGCCGATGTGTGACGCCTTCCTGATGCTGGCCCAGTCAGCGGGTGGCCTGAGCTGCTTCCTGGTGCCACGCTGGCGCCCGGATGGCAGCAAGAATCCGATTCAGGTGCAGCGCCTGAAAAACAAGGTCGGCAACGTCGCCAATGCGTCATCGGAAATCGAGATGCGTGGCGCGCTGGGCTGGATGGTCGGTGAAGAAGGCCGTGGTGTGCCAGCGATTATCGAGATGGTCGCCATGACCCGCTTCGATTGCATGATGGGCTCCTCGGCGGGCCAGCGTCAGGCGGTGGCCCAGGCCATCAACCACGCCGCCGGGCGAGTGGCGTTCGGCAAGACGCTGATCGATCAGCCACTGATGCGCAACGTGCTGGCTGATCTGCAACTGGAAGTCGAAGGCTCACTGGCCATCACCCTGCGGATGGCGGAAGCGCTCGACAAGAGCCTCGCCGATGCTGGCAATGAACATGAAAAACTGCTGCTGCGTCTGGGCCTGCCCGCAGGCAAGTACTGGATCTGCAAGCGCACCCCCTTCCACGCCTATGAAGCCATGGAGTGCCTGGGCGGCAACGGCGTGACGGAAGACTTCATCATGGCGCGGCTATACCGCGAAGCGCCGATCAATGCCATCTGGGAAGGCTCGGGCAACGTCCAGGCGCTGGACATGCTGCGTGCCCTGGGCAAGACCCCGGCGGTGCTGGAGGTCTGGTTTGCTGAACTGGCCCGAAGCGCCGGCGCCGACGCCGTCCTGGACCGCGCAGTGGCGAACCTCAAGGGTGAGTTCAGCGACTTGTCCAATGCCGAGTACCGCGCCCGCCACGTGGTCGATCAACTGGCGCTGACCCTGCAGGCGAGCCTGCTGGTGCAAGCGGGCAACACGGCGGTAGCCGAAGCCTTCATTGCGTCACGTCTTGGCGAGCACGGCGATCGTAACTACGGCACCCTGCCGCAGGGGCTGGATGTCGATACGATCATTGCCCGCGGGCGGGCACGCTGA
- a CDS encoding Dyp-type peroxidase, with amino-acid sequence MSSFQPGIFDKRFREQVFLEYGLARGTSERAVREALRAVLALNNEEHTVITVAFGPHLWSMLDGHFDFPPFSLEGQVAATQGDLLVWVQSPDRSHAFDGALAVHRALGDRFSTQLEVNAFVYHDLRDLTGFVDGIGNPQGDKAKQAALIGEGHPGVGGSFVLTQKWVHDLDAFEALSVAEQERVIGRTKADAVEFSDDEMPVDAHVGRTDVDRDGVPQKIWRRSVPYGTTTEHGSYFVAFSCELDRFDYLLRRMYGMVDDGVRDRLTTFSTPLMSSWWYAPTRDFLQAI; translated from the coding sequence GTGAGCAGCTTTCAGCCGGGTATTTTTGACAAGCGTTTTCGCGAGCAGGTATTTCTGGAATACGGGCTGGCGCGCGGCACCTCCGAGCGCGCCGTGCGTGAAGCGTTGCGGGCCGTTCTGGCCCTGAACAACGAAGAGCACACCGTCATTACCGTGGCCTTCGGGCCGCATCTGTGGTCCATGCTGGATGGCCATTTCGATTTCCCGCCTTTCTCCCTGGAAGGGCAGGTGGCCGCGACCCAGGGCGACCTGCTGGTCTGGGTACAATCGCCGGATCGCAGCCATGCCTTCGACGGCGCCCTGGCCGTGCATCGCGCCCTGGGTGACCGCTTCAGCACGCAACTGGAAGTGAACGCCTTCGTCTACCACGACCTGCGCGACCTGACCGGCTTTGTTGACGGCATTGGCAATCCGCAGGGCGACAAGGCGAAACAGGCCGCACTGATTGGTGAAGGCCACCCGGGTGTGGGCGGGAGTTTTGTGCTGACCCAGAAATGGGTGCATGACCTGGACGCCTTCGAAGCCCTGTCCGTGGCAGAACAGGAGCGCGTGATCGGTCGCACCAAGGCCGACGCGGTGGAATTTTCCGACGACGAGATGCCGGTGGATGCCCACGTCGGCCGCACCGACGTGGACCGTGACGGCGTACCACAGAAAATCTGGCGCCGCAGCGTGCCCTATGGCACCACCACCGAGCACGGCAGCTACTTTGTGGCGTTCAGCTGCGAGCTGGATCGCTTCGATTATCTGCTGCGGCGCATGTACGGTATGGTGGATGACGGCGTGCGGGATCGTCTGACGACCTTCTCCACACCCTTGATGAGTTCGTGGTGGTATGCCCCCACCCGCGACTTTCTCCAGGCGATTTAG
- a CDS encoding DUF2058 domain-containing protein, translating to MASLKDQLLKAGLADKKQARRAEHEKRQAQQRKAKGQAVDDQVDVRAAREAQAERSRALNAEREAQTRARALAAEVAQIIATNKLPREGGEAPYQFADQRKVQKIYVPQAMIEPLARGQLGVVRQDDRYEVVPRETALRLRERSPEVVVALHEKTASSADGDDDPYADFPIPDDLMW from the coding sequence ATGGCATCCCTCAAGGATCAGTTGCTCAAGGCCGGTCTGGCGGACAAGAAACAGGCGCGTCGGGCCGAACATGAAAAACGCCAGGCGCAGCAGCGCAAGGCGAAAGGCCAGGCCGTGGACGATCAGGTCGATGTGCGCGCCGCGCGCGAAGCCCAGGCGGAACGCTCCCGGGCCTTGAACGCCGAACGCGAGGCCCAGACCAGGGCGCGCGCCCTGGCGGCAGAAGTAGCGCAGATTATTGCGACCAACAAGTTGCCCCGTGAAGGCGGCGAAGCCCCCTATCAGTTTGCCGACCAGCGCAAGGTGCAGAAAATCTACGTGCCCCAGGCCATGATCGAACCGCTGGCCCGAGGCCAGTTGGGCGTGGTGCGCCAGGACGATCGCTACGAAGTCGTGCCACGGGAAACGGCCTTGCGTCTGCGCGAGCGCTCACCGGAAGTCGTCGTGGCTCTGCACGAGAAAACGGCATCGTCCGCAGACGGCGACGATGATCCTTATGCCGATTTCCCGATCCCCGACGACCTGATGTGGTAA
- a CDS encoding amidase has translation MFNMKLIVSTAMLATALTGCGGSSSSSSSPSEPTPQPFSFSEATVASVHAAILSGEKTCEDIVQGYIDRIEAYDFSIEGPELTSVVAINPDAINQAIEFDLNFPVTGIDKPLSCIPILPKDNINTAEMPTTGGATAFEFNQPTSDAYIINGLRNAGAIVIGKANQDELAFGFVGRSSVRGLVKNAYDHSKGAGGSSSGTGAAIGASLAVFGLGTDTGGSIRVPSSLGGLVGIRPSLRLLSLDGVMPLATFQDTAGPMCRTVEDCALAMDAMVGFDPGAYSNQRSRFDIDAPLISTGGEYQAVTGIPATYTAFLDKDGLKGARIGVVRSLFGNGNGDNGIMQAVLNEALDKMREAGAVVEDVVIPDQSTILSRYASLSGLEFARDLQEYLQSWTSDMDGHLRTYQAFQDSGGYLSNNTNTIRNRNNIGEDLSENATYLRNTVERPAYVRPRLMQTLDNIDNAGRPAGEPYDVLLYPTLQNLAGSLGGNPSAGSANRLSPFSGFPTLTLPAGMAGADHGVDPALPVGMEMLAREFDEATLIRIAYAFQETAKPRQAPVHYPELVAEEEDQ, from the coding sequence ATGTTCAACATGAAGCTGATCGTCAGCACCGCCATGCTTGCCACGGCGCTGACCGGATGTGGGGGCTCATCATCCAGCAGTTCCTCACCCTCCGAACCCACCCCTCAACCCTTCTCGTTTTCTGAAGCCACAGTGGCCAGCGTTCACGCCGCCATCCTGTCCGGAGAGAAAACCTGCGAAGACATCGTGCAGGGGTATATCGACCGTATTGAAGCCTATGACTTCAGCATCGAAGGCCCGGAACTGACCTCCGTGGTCGCCATCAACCCCGACGCCATCAACCAGGCCATCGAATTCGATCTCAACTTCCCGGTCACCGGTATCGACAAGCCCCTGTCCTGCATTCCGATACTGCCGAAAGACAACATCAACACTGCAGAAATGCCCACCACCGGCGGCGCGACCGCTTTCGAGTTCAACCAGCCCACCAGCGATGCCTACATCATCAACGGCCTGCGCAATGCGGGCGCCATCGTCATCGGCAAGGCCAACCAGGATGAGCTGGCTTTCGGCTTCGTCGGTCGCAGCTCAGTACGCGGTCTGGTGAAAAACGCCTACGATCACAGCAAAGGCGCCGGGGGCTCGTCCTCTGGCACGGGTGCCGCCATCGGCGCCAGCCTGGCGGTGTTCGGTCTGGGCACCGACACCGGCGGCTCGATCCGCGTCCCCTCGTCCCTCGGCGGCCTGGTCGGCATCCGCCCCAGCCTGCGCCTGCTGAGCCTGGACGGTGTCATGCCACTGGCTACCTTCCAGGATACCGCCGGTCCCATGTGCCGTACCGTGGAAGACTGCGCGCTGGCCATGGACGCCATGGTCGGCTTTGATCCGGGCGCCTACTCCAACCAGCGCAGCCGCTTTGATATCGACGCGCCACTGATCAGCACCGGCGGCGAATATCAGGCCGTGACCGGCATCCCCGCCACCTACACCGCTTTCCTTGACAAGGACGGCCTGAAGGGCGCACGCATCGGCGTGGTGCGCAGTCTGTTCGGCAACGGCAATGGCGACAACGGCATCATGCAGGCCGTCCTGAACGAGGCGCTCGACAAGATGCGTGAAGCAGGCGCGGTCGTGGAAGACGTGGTGATTCCGGATCAGAGCACCATCCTCAGTCGCTATGCCAGCCTGTCCGGCCTGGAGTTCGCCCGCGATCTGCAGGAGTATCTGCAATCCTGGACCAGCGATATGGATGGCCACCTGCGCACTTACCAGGCATTCCAGGACAGCGGCGGCTACCTGAGCAACAACACCAACACGATTCGCAACCGCAACAACATCGGCGAGGATCTGTCAGAGAACGCGACCTACCTTCGCAACACGGTCGAGCGCCCGGCCTATGTACGCCCACGTCTGATGCAGACGCTGGACAACATCGACAATGCCGGTCGTCCTGCGGGCGAACCCTACGATGTGCTGCTCTATCCAACCTTGCAGAACCTGGCGGGCAGCCTGGGCGGCAACCCGAGTGCGGGCAGCGCCAACCGTCTTTCACCCTTCTCGGGCTTTCCGACACTCACCCTGCCAGCTGGCATGGCCGGTGCGGACCATGGTGTTGATCCGGCACTGCCGGTGGGCATGGAAATGCTGGCCCGCGAATTCGACGAAGCCACGCTGATCCGTATCGCCTACGCCTTCCAGGAAACGGCGAAACCGCGCCAGGCCCCGGTGCACTACCCGGAGCTGGTTGCTGAGGAAGAAGACCAGTAA
- a CDS encoding aldehyde dehydrogenase family protein produces MNIAAPGLPQVEDVNPATGDAFFQLSETDLSTLPDLMVRARQAQAQWAARSFAERARHITLMRRYIVDNAEHIAGVVSQSNGKTRVDALATEVLPCALACKWYAGNAGKVLKPRSRPSGSILFFNKRSRMEHVPLGVVGIISPWNYPLSIPFGEIVMALMAGNAVLLKVAAATPAVGKVIEDIVAAGDLPPGLFQHIVGSGSKVATGFFEHGINKLFFTGSVNAGKVLMAQAAETLTPVSLELGGNDPMIVLEDADLERATNGAAWAGYQNAGQSCGGVERIYVVASVYDDFVRLLASKTRALRHGPGHQRFDVDIGCLTTAGQLRTVQHHVEDALGKGAKIAAQSSGTEGGLFHPATLLTDVTDDMITLRDETFGPVLAVVRVADEEEAIRRANDSYLALTSSVWTRNNRRGRAIASRLESGVTTINDHLYTHGLSETPWGGWKQSGIGRTHGPEGLLEMTQPKVINWDLLPAKRNLWWYPFDETTWQGLLNALRFVFPRSAGEWLGSSLKLTPFLLKKMFTGWKTDQ; encoded by the coding sequence ATGAACATCGCCGCGCCCGGCTTGCCGCAGGTGGAGGATGTCAATCCGGCCACCGGCGACGCCTTTTTCCAGCTCTCGGAAACCGATCTCTCCACCCTGCCGGACCTCATGGTCCGCGCCCGCCAGGCCCAGGCGCAGTGGGCCGCCCGGTCATTCGCCGAACGCGCCCGTCACATCACCCTGATGCGCCGCTATATCGTGGATAACGCCGAGCACATTGCCGGCGTGGTCAGCCAGAGCAACGGCAAGACCCGTGTCGATGCACTGGCTACCGAAGTGCTGCCCTGCGCCCTGGCGTGCAAGTGGTACGCTGGCAATGCTGGCAAGGTACTCAAGCCGCGCAGCCGCCCCAGCGGCAGCATCCTGTTCTTCAACAAGCGCAGCCGCATGGAGCATGTGCCGCTGGGCGTGGTGGGCATCATCAGCCCGTGGAACTACCCCCTGTCGATCCCGTTCGGGGAAATCGTCATGGCCCTGATGGCGGGCAACGCCGTATTGCTGAAAGTGGCTGCTGCCACCCCCGCCGTGGGCAAGGTGATCGAGGATATCGTCGCCGCTGGCGATCTGCCGCCCGGGCTGTTCCAGCATATCGTCGGCTCGGGCAGCAAGGTGGCCACCGGCTTTTTCGAGCATGGCATCAACAAGCTGTTCTTCACCGGCTCGGTAAATGCCGGCAAGGTGCTGATGGCCCAGGCGGCGGAAACCCTGACCCCCGTCTCCCTGGAGCTGGGCGGCAATGATCCGATGATCGTGCTGGAGGATGCCGACCTGGAACGTGCCACCAACGGCGCCGCCTGGGCGGGTTACCAGAATGCCGGGCAATCCTGTGGCGGGGTCGAACGCATTTATGTCGTCGCCAGCGTGTACGACGACTTCGTCCGCCTGCTGGCCAGCAAGACCCGCGCCCTCCGGCATGGACCCGGCCACCAGCGCTTTGACGTGGACATCGGCTGCCTCACCACCGCCGGCCAGTTGCGCACGGTGCAGCACCATGTGGAGGACGCCCTGGGCAAGGGCGCGAAAATCGCCGCCCAGTCCAGCGGCACCGAGGGGGGCCTGTTCCACCCGGCCACATTGCTGACCGATGTCACCGACGACATGATCACCCTGCGTGACGAAACCTTCGGCCCGGTGCTGGCGGTCGTTCGCGTGGCCGACGAGGAAGAAGCCATCCGCCGCGCCAACGATTCCTACCTGGCCCTCACCTCTTCCGTCTGGACCCGCAACAACCGGCGCGGTCGGGCCATTGCCTCACGGCTGGAATCCGGCGTCACCACCATCAACGACCACCTCTATACCCACGGGCTGTCGGAAACGCCCTGGGGCGGCTGGAAGCAATCCGGTATCGGCCGCACCCACGGCCCCGAAGGCCTGCTGGAAATGACGCAACCGAAAGTCATCAACTGGGATCTGCTCCCCGCCAAGCGCAATCTCTGGTGGTATCCGTTTGACGAGACCACCTGGCAGGGGCTGCTCAACGCGCTGCGCTTCGTGTTCCCCCGCTCTGCCGGCGAGTGGCTCGGCAGCAGCCTCAAGCTCACTCCCTTCCTGCTGAAGAAGATGTTCACCGGCTGGAAAACCGACCAGTAA
- the dapE gene encoding succinyl-diaminopimelate desuccinylase: MSEQSVSLENRVLAYASELIRRASVTPDDAGCQQWLAEKLAALGFQCEHLRFGEVDNLWARRGEAGPVFAFAGHTDVVPTGDLDAWDTDPFAPTVRDGLLYGRGAADMKSSIAAMLVAVEDFVGAHPDHQGSIAFLITADEEGPAVNGTVKVVETLEARGEKITWCLVGEPSSTDTFGDIIKNGRRGSLGARLKVKGIQGHVAYPHLARNPVHQVAPALAELAAQEWDQGNAFFPATSFQISNINAGTGATNVVPGECEVVFNFRFSTELTADDLKARTTAILDRHALEYDLAWTLSGQPFLTEPGALVDAMRAAIRAATGRETTLSTAGGTSDGRFIAPTGAQVVELGPVNASIHKINECTPVAELGPLAAAYRGTLEGLLAP, from the coding sequence ATGTCCGAGCAGTCGGTATCACTGGAAAACCGGGTGCTGGCCTATGCCAGCGAACTGATCCGCCGCGCCTCGGTGACACCTGACGATGCAGGGTGTCAGCAGTGGCTGGCCGAGAAGCTGGCGGCACTGGGTTTCCAGTGCGAGCACCTGCGCTTTGGTGAGGTGGACAATCTGTGGGCGCGGCGCGGTGAAGCCGGGCCGGTGTTTGCCTTTGCCGGGCATACCGATGTGGTGCCCACGGGCGACCTGGACGCCTGGGATACGGATCCGTTCGCGCCGACGGTGCGTGACGGGCTGCTGTATGGGCGCGGGGCGGCGGACATGAAATCGTCGATCGCAGCCATGCTGGTGGCGGTGGAGGATTTTGTCGGAGCCCATCCGGACCATCAAGGCAGCATTGCCTTCCTGATTACCGCCGACGAAGAAGGCCCGGCGGTAAACGGGACCGTGAAGGTGGTGGAGACGCTGGAGGCGCGCGGCGAGAAGATCACCTGGTGCCTGGTGGGGGAGCCGTCCTCCACCGACACCTTCGGCGACATCATCAAGAATGGCCGGCGCGGGTCGCTGGGCGCCCGACTGAAGGTGAAGGGCATTCAAGGGCATGTGGCCTATCCGCACCTGGCGCGCAACCCGGTGCATCAGGTGGCGCCGGCGCTGGCCGAGCTGGCGGCGCAGGAATGGGATCAGGGCAATGCGTTCTTCCCCGCCACCAGCTTCCAGATCTCCAATATCAACGCAGGCACCGGGGCCACCAATGTGGTGCCGGGCGAGTGTGAGGTCGTGTTCAATTTCCGCTTCTCCACCGAGCTGACCGCCGATGACCTGAAAGCGCGCACCACCGCCATCCTGGACCGTCACGCCCTGGAGTATGACCTGGCCTGGACCTTGTCCGGGCAGCCGTTCCTGACCGAACCGGGGGCGCTGGTGGATGCCATGCGTGCGGCGATCCGCGCGGCCACAGGCCGCGAGACCACGCTGTCCACGGCGGGCGGCACCTCGGACGGTCGCTTTATCGCGCCCACCGGGGCACAGGTGGTGGAACTGGGGCCGGTCAATGCCAGCATTCACAAGATCAATGAGTGCACGCCGGTGGCCGAGCTCGGCCCGCTGGCAGCCGCCTACCGGGGTACCCTGGAGGGCTTGCTGGCACCTTGA